The window ATCTATGATGAGAGAGCTTGCCCCAGTACATGGAATGTTTTGATCGTTTCTGAGAAATCCCGATTTTGAGAAATTTATTTCATTGAATACTTGATTGGCAGGCCTCAATGACTCTGTGGTTGGCAGCATGCTTGATGATCTGCATATGTTTAAACTACTGCAGGTATGTACAATTCCGTTGGACACTGCAAAAGTTAGGCTCCAGCTCCAAAAGAAAGCTGTTGCTGGCGAGGGAGTCTCCTTACCAAAGTATAGGGGTTTGTTGGGCACAGTTGGTACTATTGCTAGAGAAGAAGGCCTATCGTCACTCTGGAAAGGAGTTGTACCAGGGCTTCATCGGCAATGCCTATTTGGAGGCTTAAGAATTGGGCTTTATGAACCTGTGGGTCTTAATTTTTCTCGTTGCATGATTCATTGAACTGTTTTCTATGTTGATGactcaattttacaaaaaaaaaaaaaaatacatgctTGACAGGTTAAGAACTTTTATGTGGGTCGTGACTTTGTTGGAGATGTTCCTTTAACCAAGAAGATTCTCGCTGGTCTTACTACTGGTGAGCTTAGTGGTTAAAAGGTTTTCTGagaatttttttatctgcaagTTCAAATAGACCATTGTCAGTTCATTCTATTACCAATTAGTGGATTTGGTATTAGAACCTGGTATTACTGGCACCTTGACTTGATACAAGTACAACTCTCGTACCAATTGATGATATTTCGTGCTCATTTAAAAATTTCTGCTATTCCTCTTTTTTTCTGTTAATTATTCTTGTTTGCCTCTTAAAACAGGTGCACTAGCAATCTGTATTGCAAATCCAACTGATCTTGTGAAAGTTAGACTTCAGTCTGAAGGAAAACTAGCACCTGGTGTGCCAAGGCGCTATTCTGGAGCACTGAATGCTTATTCTACAATTGTGAGACAGGTTGTGTAACAATCCACAATTAAAAAATGGTGCAAAACTGGACAGTTAATCTTAATTTTAGTTAGCAACTCTGCCTTACTGTTTCTAGTTCCTTTATATAAATTAGGAAGGAGTTGGTGCACTTTGGACTGGGCTTGGACCTAATGTAGCACGAAATGCTATTATTAATGCTGCTGAACTTGCTAGCTATGATCAAGTGAAACAGGTAAACTATATAGAACAATTTGATGTTTTTGTTCATCTTGTGATGTCAAATATTATTTCtgataaaatattttcaaatttttaatgcAGTCAATTCTGAAAATTCCTGGGTTCACAGATAATGTTGTCACCC is drawn from Euphorbia lathyris chromosome 9, ddEupLath1.1, whole genome shotgun sequence and contains these coding sequences:
- the LOC136206988 gene encoding mitochondrial uncoupling protein 1 isoform X2, with protein sequence MLDDLHMFKLLQVCTIPLDTAKVRLQLQKKAVAGEGVSLPKYRGLLGTVGTIAREEGLSSLWKGVVPGLHRQCLFGGLRIGLYEPVKNFYVGRDFVGDVPLTKKILAGLTTGALAICIANPTDLVKVRLQSEGKLAPGVPRRYSGALNAYSTIVRQEGVGALWTGLGPNVARNAIINAAELASYDQVKQSILKIPGFTDNVVTHLLSGLGAGFVAVCIGSPVDVVKSRMMGDSAYKSTLDCFIKTLKNDGPLAFYKGFIPNFGRLGSWNVIMFLTLEQAKKFIRNLESS
- the LOC136206988 gene encoding mitochondrial uncoupling protein 1 isoform X1 — protein: MVADSKGKSDISFAGTFASSAFAACVAEVCTIPLDTAKVRLQLQKKAVAGEGVSLPKYRGLLGTVGTIAREEGLSSLWKGVVPGLHRQCLFGGLRIGLYEPVKNFYVGRDFVGDVPLTKKILAGLTTGALAICIANPTDLVKVRLQSEGKLAPGVPRRYSGALNAYSTIVRQEGVGALWTGLGPNVARNAIINAAELASYDQVKQSILKIPGFTDNVVTHLLSGLGAGFVAVCIGSPVDVVKSRMMGDSAYKSTLDCFIKTLKNDGPLAFYKGFIPNFGRLGSWNVIMFLTLEQAKKFIRNLESS